A single genomic interval of Desulfovibrio sp. harbors:
- a CDS encoding chemotaxis protein CheX encodes MDSDYSVTFINPILQAVTDVLLKMAQVVVEPGKPYVNLARTAAGDVTGVIGLTGDMTGVLSVTFEKAVILKITNAMLGENYTEIDENIADAVGELTNMIAGQARMHLSTDGIHLKAATPSVITGKGHVISHISPAPILSVPFSTAYGAFVAEISMAHHRSYHKFDPLPEKVTLWHRPSKEEMAKEAAENGAQAHKEKRLDEFDVELLQKRKD; translated from the coding sequence ATGGACTCAGACTACAGCGTCACCTTCATAAACCCCATTCTCCAGGCCGTTACGGACGTCCTGCTCAAAATGGCCCAGGTGGTGGTGGAGCCCGGCAAACCCTACGTCAACCTGGCGCGCACGGCCGCCGGGGACGTCACCGGGGTCATAGGCCTTACCGGGGACATGACGGGCGTGCTCTCGGTGACGTTCGAGAAGGCCGTGATCCTAAAAATCACCAACGCCATGCTAGGGGAAAACTACACCGAGATCGACGAAAACATCGCGGACGCAGTGGGCGAGCTGACCAACATGATCGCGGGCCAGGCGCGCATGCACCTCTCCACGGACGGCATCCACCTCAAGGCGGCCACGCCATCGGTCATCACGGGCAAAGGCCACGTGATAAGCCACATAAGCCCTGCCCCCATACTCTCCGTTCCATTTTCCACCGCGTACGGCGCCTTCGTGGCGGAAATATCCATGGCCCACCACAGATCCTACCACAAGTTCGACCCGCTGCCCGAGAAGGTGACCCTCTGGCACAGGCCGTCCAAGGAAGAGATGGCCAAGGAAGCGGCGGAGAACGGCGCGCAGGCGCACAAGGAGAAGCGTTTGGACGAGTTCGACGTGGAGCTTTTGCAGAAAAGGAAGGACTAA
- a CDS encoding MCP four helix bundle domain-containing protein encodes MAFLRDLSIYFKLAASFLVMLLLTMVLAVSGYSILGTIHDSSSEVSDVWLPAMRATAIMTDAANNFRRAEFQHIITESTEDHKMIEERMAKAKKNMAEAEAQLAKLSLPEEFKSTMKAYAASWQDFLRVNVKLVEISNKQNDAEAIKLIRGESAKVFNQALGSLDKLNSMAQDRGIQAGNAVDQTIMSGKTRTMIIAGIILALGLCATIALPNLITKRLKETQMHAEEVAAGNLDSCLAVCAHDEIGRLQKALMDMLCKLKEQLSFSDGVLKGMTIPCSVFSPQDTTVFTNQLMIDLLERGGKPEDYYGQTSGGFIWGEPGKDTISSIALRENRSITAEREFTTHKGNKRHARISSSPFYDPTGHVLGTLSVWIDLTAIKEQEALIAQQNEKITQVAVQAEQVAEAVSAASEQLSAQIEQAARGAETQRDRAAETATAMEEMNATVLEVAQNAHTAATRSEQARGKAQDGQGVVDNVINSTEIVRTQALQLLEKMGQMDGRARDIGRVLNVISDIADQTNLLALNAAIEAARAGEAGRGFAVVADEVRKLAEKTMTATHEVEEAITSIQRESKDNMLSVDQTAKAIEEVTSLAAESGDALKSIVSLSDSSTMEVHAIATAAEEQSAASEEINRAVAEINRISMETAQTMSHSTDAVIDLSRQASALHELIFSMRGTSGKKSIGA; translated from the coding sequence ATGGCCTTTTTGCGTGATTTGAGCATCTATTTCAAACTGGCGGCAAGCTTTCTGGTCATGCTTCTCTTGACCATGGTCCTGGCGGTGAGCGGCTACTCCATCCTGGGCACCATCCACGACTCCTCCAGCGAAGTCTCAGACGTCTGGCTGCCGGCCATGCGGGCCACGGCCATCATGACGGACGCTGCCAACAATTTCCGCCGGGCCGAGTTCCAGCATATAATCACTGAATCCACTGAAGATCATAAGATGATCGAAGAGCGCATGGCCAAGGCCAAGAAGAACATGGCCGAAGCCGAGGCGCAGCTTGCGAAGCTTTCTCTGCCCGAGGAGTTCAAGTCCACCATGAAGGCGTATGCCGCCTCCTGGCAGGATTTCCTGCGGGTGAACGTCAAGCTGGTCGAGATCTCCAACAAACAGAACGACGCAGAGGCCATCAAGCTCATCCGCGGCGAATCCGCCAAGGTGTTCAACCAGGCCCTGGGCTCCCTGGACAAGCTGAACTCCATGGCCCAGGATCGCGGCATCCAGGCGGGCAACGCCGTGGACCAGACCATCATGTCCGGCAAGACGCGCACCATGATAATAGCAGGCATCATCCTGGCTCTGGGCCTTTGCGCCACCATAGCCCTGCCGAACCTCATCACCAAGCGGCTCAAGGAAACCCAGATGCACGCCGAAGAGGTGGCGGCAGGAAATCTCGACAGCTGCCTGGCGGTATGCGCCCACGACGAGATCGGTCGCCTGCAGAAGGCGCTTATGGATATGCTCTGCAAGCTAAAGGAGCAGCTCTCCTTCTCCGACGGTGTGCTCAAGGGCATGACCATTCCCTGCTCGGTGTTTTCCCCCCAGGACACCACGGTCTTCACCAACCAGCTCATGATCGACCTTCTGGAGCGTGGTGGAAAGCCCGAGGACTACTACGGACAGACCTCGGGCGGCTTCATCTGGGGCGAACCCGGCAAGGACACCATCTCCAGCATCGCCCTGCGTGAGAACCGCTCCATCACGGCCGAGCGCGAATTCACCACCCACAAGGGCAACAAGCGCCATGCCCGCATCTCCTCCTCGCCGTTCTACGACCCCACCGGCCACGTGCTGGGCACCCTTTCGGTGTGGATCGATCTGACGGCCATCAAGGAGCAGGAAGCCCTGATCGCCCAGCAGAACGAGAAGATCACCCAGGTGGCCGTGCAGGCCGAACAGGTGGCCGAGGCCGTGTCCGCGGCTTCCGAACAGCTCTCGGCCCAGATCGAGCAGGCCGCCAGAGGCGCCGAGACCCAGCGCGACAGGGCCGCCGAGACCGCCACGGCCATGGAAGAGATGAACGCCACGGTGCTTGAGGTGGCCCAGAACGCCCACACCGCCGCCACCCGTTCCGAGCAGGCCCGGGGCAAGGCCCAGGACGGCCAGGGCGTGGTGGACAACGTGATCAATTCCACGGAGATCGTCCGGACCCAGGCCCTGCAGCTTCTTGAGAAGATGGGCCAGATGGACGGACGCGCCCGGGATATCGGGCGGGTGCTGAACGTGATTTCCGACATAGCCGACCAGACCAACCTGCTGGCCCTGAACGCCGCCATCGAGGCCGCCAGAGCAGGCGAAGCCGGGCGCGGGTTCGCCGTGGTGGCCGACGAGGTGCGAAAGCTGGCCGAGAAGACCATGACCGCCACCCACGAGGTGGAGGAGGCCATAACGAGCATCCAGCGCGAATCCAAGGACAACATGCTAAGCGTGGACCAGACTGCCAAGGCCATCGAGGAGGTCACCTCCCTGGCCGCCGAGTCCGGGGACGCCCTGAAATCGATCGTATCCCTGTCGGATTCCTCCACCATGGAGGTGCACGCCATCGCCACCGCAGCCGAGGAGCAGTCCGCGGCCAGCGAGGAGATCAACCGGGCTGTGGCCGAGATCAACAGGATATCCATGGAGACCGCCCAGACCATGTCCCACTCCACGGACGCGGTCATCGATCTCTCCCGCCAGGCTTCGGCCCTGCATGAGCTCATCTTCAGCATGCGCGGGACCAGCGGAAAGAAGTCCATCGGGGCCTGA